The following coding sequences lie in one Pectobacterium sp. A5351 genomic window:
- a CDS encoding sensor domain-containing diguanylate cyclase — protein sequence MTDNLLSHLSNALRSEDSFEGLVRQLLVMLELVTDLESTYLTQVDTEAGFQNILFAHNTKTLNIPEGVSVPWHDTLCKRALDEGQSYTPNVAECWGDSQAAKALGIMTYASTPVRMEDGQLYGTLCAASSDHKPLTTKGEQILSLFAQLIAQQVQKEWLVRQLTAANAALHEYSYTDSLTGLLNRRGVFYSLEALFSQAKNDHQQALIVFIDLDGFKKINDQFGHEAGDIFLQDVGRRLLMWGNPGDVVGRLGGDEFVFARMVDVAPGEDERVIASFRNDMTPLLQGHYSLGEVSSLGTVSIDYLGASIGIVTADPSVEEPDGVMRRADAAMYANKITRKKDQTRAFEVITAQS from the coding sequence ATGACTGATAATCTGCTTTCTCACCTCTCGAACGCATTACGTTCAGAGGATTCCTTCGAGGGGCTCGTTCGCCAGTTATTGGTCATGCTGGAGCTGGTCACCGATCTGGAATCAACTTACCTGACGCAGGTTGACACCGAAGCGGGCTTTCAAAATATCCTGTTTGCTCACAACACGAAAACGCTCAATATTCCTGAAGGTGTCTCGGTTCCGTGGCATGACACGCTGTGCAAACGTGCGTTGGACGAAGGGCAAAGTTACACGCCGAATGTGGCTGAATGCTGGGGGGATTCGCAGGCGGCGAAAGCGCTGGGCATTATGACTTATGCCAGTACGCCCGTACGGATGGAGGACGGGCAGTTGTATGGCACCCTTTGTGCCGCAAGCTCCGACCATAAACCGCTGACGACCAAGGGTGAACAAATCCTGAGTTTATTCGCGCAACTCATTGCTCAGCAGGTGCAGAAAGAGTGGCTGGTGCGGCAGTTAACGGCCGCAAACGCCGCGTTACATGAGTATTCTTATACCGATTCACTGACCGGATTGCTTAACCGCCGAGGCGTATTTTACTCTCTGGAAGCGCTGTTTTCTCAGGCCAAGAACGACCATCAGCAGGCGCTCATTGTGTTCATTGACCTTGATGGCTTTAAGAAAATTAACGATCAGTTCGGCCACGAAGCCGGTGATATCTTCTTGCAAGACGTTGGTCGCCGTTTGCTCATGTGGGGCAACCCAGGTGATGTTGTCGGGCGTCTCGGTGGTGATGAATTTGTTTTTGCCCGCATGGTAGACGTTGCACCGGGAGAGGATGAGCGTGTGATTGCTTCCTTCAGGAATGACATGACACCCTTGTTGCAGGGGCACTATTCTCTCGGTGAGGTCAGTTCGCTCGGCACGGTCAGTATTGACTATTTGGGGGCAAGCATCGGGATCGTCACGGCAGATCCTTCCGTCGAGGAGCCTGATGGCGTGATGCGCCGGGCTGATGCTGCAATGTACGCCAATAAAATCACGCGAAAAAAAGATCAAACCCGCGCTTTTGAGGTCATCACAGCACAATCGTAA